A genomic window from Pecten maximus chromosome 2, xPecMax1.1, whole genome shotgun sequence includes:
- the LOC117322514 gene encoding homeobox protein engrailed-1-B-like, with translation MVLLFFHDKIKMETGEHSPDLKRENDMEENSSDDDNDNVSGNMESNVMRVTNFSINEILKPEFGMKKALDINMTSAFSAFTPVRHQEQLLPRCASASSSISSSSSSPRSCGSVPSSPESSGRTPKSPDNEDRPSLWPAWVYCTRYSDRPSSGPRSRKMRKNKEKTVDEKRPRTAFTNDQLQRLKREFEECRYLTEQRRLDLAQELNLTEAQIKIWFQNKRAKIKKSSAPRNTLALSLMAQGLYNHSTVSIKDEET, from the exons ATGGtgcttttattttttcatgacAAAATCAAAATGGAAACAGGTGAACATTCTCCGGATTTGAAACGAGAAAACGATATGGAAGAAAACAGCAGCGAtgatgacaatgacaatgtaaGTGGTAATATGGAGTCTAATGTGATGAGAGTGACAAACTTTTCCATCAACGAAATCTTAAAACCAGAATTTGGAATGAAAAAGGCACTGGACATAAATATGACGTCGGCATTTTCTGCCTTTACTCCTGTTCGTCATCAGGAACAGCTTTTACCAAGATGTGCTTCCGCCTCATCGTCAATatcatcgtcgtcatcgtcCCCTCGTTCCTGTGGAAGTGTTCCCTCATCCCCAGAAAGTTCCGGCCGCACCCCCAAATCCCCGGACAACGAGGACCGCCCCTCTTTGTGGCCAGCCTGGGTTTACTGTACCCGTTATTCCGACCGGCCCTCATCAG GACCAAGATCGAGAAAAATGCGGAAGAATAAGGAAAAGACGGTAGATGAAAAGAGACCCCGAACGGCATTCACGAACGACCAGCTACAGAGATTGAAACGCGAATTTGAAGAATGTCGGTATCTGACGGAGCAGAGGCGACTGGACCTCGCGCAGGAGCTTAACTTGACAGAAGCTCAAATTAAAATTTGGTTCCAGAACAAGCGTGCAAAGATAAAGAAATCCTCGGCACCCAGAAATACTCTTGCTCTCAGTCTAATGGCACAGGGCCTGTACAACCACTCCACAGTATCCATCAAGGACGAAGAAACGTAA